The DNA sequence CTAGTAACAGTCTTCACAAGGTCCATGTACTCTTTGCCCAAaacctcatcctcttcgtcGGCAAAAGGCAAAGCGACCTTGCCAACACTGGCGACGAAGGCGACAATCTCGACACCAAAAGCCTCTTTCAAGTACTTCTCCGCGATCGCACCAGCCGCAACTCGTCCGATAGTCTCACGTGCGGAAGCACGACCACCACCAGAAGAAGCCTTGACACCATACTTGGCAAGGTAGGTGTAGTCGGCATGGGAAGGTCGGGGGTAAAGGTCAGTCTCGGCGTAGTCGTGAGGTCGTTGGTCCTTGTTGTGGACAAGAAGGCCGATAGGGGTACCAAGAGTAACACCGTGCTCGGTACCAGACTGGACGTGAACAGTGTCGAACTCGGATCGCTGCAATCAAGGTTAGTGTACGCTTCCAAAAAACATTCTCAATGAGGATGGAACAAACAGCAGTAGTAATATCGCTCTGTCCAGGTCTTCTCCTAGACAGTTGCGTTTGGATGTCGGCCTCTGTCAATTGAAGTCCCTGGAATGACAAATCAATAGCCGGTCGACTGACAATTTACTGAGAAGCTTACGGGTGGGACGCCGTCAACGATACAGCCGACACTCTTGCAATGGCTTTCGCCGTAGGTGTGTACTCGGTAAAGAGTTCCGAAGCTAGACATTGTATTTTTCGTGAGAATCCGGTAGTGAAAGACAAATGAGGAGTGAATACGCTGGATAAAAAACCAGGGCAAGTAGGATCGGAGGACGAGTCTGAATTTTGGAGTCAGAGGCCTCCCGATATTTTACTCAATCGGTCCGAGGGGACTTCTGGTTCAAGTACACGGGTTTATTTGCTCTTCGTTAATTCTTTTCGAAAACCAGCAGCAACAAATAGTCACATCAAAAATATGCCTCGCCCTGGTCAGCAAGCAGCTCGCAGGAAGAGAGCTCGTGTCTCAACTACTCCCGTTCCATTGACAAACCAAGAGGAGCCAGGGTCTCCCAATCCTCGTGCGCGATGCCTGCCTGTTGCCGACCTACCAGCCGACTTTGAGGGCATACCAGAAGATGGAGCACAATATCTGGCGATGGTTATGAGGGCCAACGAGGAATTACCTTGGTCCACACGAATGGAAGGTTGGACACCGACTGTAGAGGATGAGACAAAAGTCAGACCAGATAATGGCCAGCCGGCTGGCACGAGACATATGGCGTTGCCCCAAGGAAGCTGGGAAGTACTCTTTCCGTTACATTTCCAAAATTATCGAAAGGTAGGTGGTGTGTCACAATTCCCAATTTCGGCATAAGCTGACCAGGTGATCTTCACTGCTCTGTTAATATCAGAACTTAGCGGAAAGTTGGCCTCCATCGCCACCCCTACCATATCCTCAAGAATATCCACCTTTGCCCGAAGCAAATCGACGGTCTGAATGGTACATGTTCGTCAACGGTTACCCCATGGAGCAGCATGCAAATCCATTGCAGAAGGGCACGAAGGGCAAAGAAAAGGCCCCTGAGttgacagaagaagaagccaTGAATGAAGGCGCAAGTAATACTCAGAATCCTCAAGGAAGGGCCAACGGAGAGCCGTCCGCAGAACTCAGAGCAAAGAAGGGGAAACATAGAGAGCCTCTTGTCAGTGTGGTTCAAGGACTGAACTCTGTGAGCCGTTGTTTTTGCGATTAAACATATACTGTAACTAATATGCACCACAGAATGAAGCTGTCCGAATCCTCTCTCATTTTGCCCACTGGCTCACGGAATCAATAACTCAACTTCCACCTCCCTTCCCCACATCCCCTGAACTCCTCCCGACTCAACCAGACGGGCCAATGaatcctccttctcctgcGACATCTTCAACAGCTCGACCTCCCAATCCGTTTCCTCCTCATTACACTCAGTGGATCCTAGCTCTTCTCATGATCGTCGATTCTCATCTTTCGGGAGGACAAATATCGACCCTTCGAGATCTTGCACGTGCAGCTATGAGAGTAGCAGGCTGGCGGTGGATTCGTGGGGTCGTAACGAGGGACGTAAGTGAAGGATGGAAACTCGGTGGTCAAGGCTGGAGATTGGTGACTGCATCCGCAGAGAATgaaggaggggaagaggagagtgTAGATGAAATGCTTGCGAGATGCTGGGTGGTCGTACATGCTATTGTTGCTGGATGGGCCCAACGAGATTTGCTTGATGATTTGGAAAATTTGTTCAAGTAGGTCTTTGACTGGGGAGGGTAGCCACTATACATCAGAAATTATCATTGAGGCATAGACCAATGTATAACACTTAATGAGAACTGTACAAGGTGATATATTTATTGACGGTCCGGCTGGAAACTTCCCTATACTCGCGCGGCAGTACAGACAAAAACTGAACGGAAAAGTGAGTGAACGTAGGGGGCGCAAAAGCCAGTAGTGCAAGCCACCTGCTAGCTATCAAAGAAGCTGAATCGAACGCCAGTCTTGCATCTACAGTCTGGCCATGAGACAATATAAAGTGATACACAATGTGTAGTGAAGATAGAAGCATAGAAAACGATGCACTGATTTGTCCGTCTCAGCGCAAGAGTTCGTAATTGTTTGTTGGCTGGTTGCCGACGCGACGCGTTTGGGACATATTATTTGTGCAGTGAACGGTTCACTTCGGACTCGTTTGCTTCGTTCGTTCATGCACTTCTGCATTCGTTCGATCATCATAGTCTGACTGTCTCAGTAACATCCTCAGCACCGTTGTTTTGTGTCGCCGAGAAGGATCCTTAACAGCCATTAATGTCCATCTCCAAACGCCCATCTCTCGATCTCTGCCTCGCAACCCTCCACGAACTTCTTTATCCGTCACCCATCCTCTCACTCCTCTTTTCCGCTCTCAACCTTTCTGCCCATTTTCAACTCTTTGCAAACCAACTCTCTTCCGATGCGGCACTTATAGAAGCTTTGCATGAGAAGCACTACTATATGGTGCACGAGTCAGGTATGAGTGAGAGGGAGGAGATTTCGAAAGGATACTTGTTGGATAGCTctgaaggagagaaggtCAAGCATATACGGTATcggaaagaagaggtaTTCGATGCTTCTATTCGATTGAGAAAACATGTAAGCTATGAAAATAGGTCCTATGCTAGGTAGAGACTGACCCATGGCTCAGCACATTGCAACGTCTCTTGCCATGATTAAACGGGACCCTCGTCAAGTCAAAGTTCTCATCGATTTGTACTTTCCAAATATTGATCCGGACGACCACTCCTACCGCAAGAATGAACACCTTTTTATAAGCTGTATGAAGCGCTCCCAAGCGAGAAAGATGGTGGAAGAACGGAAAACTGTAATCCAGTGGTATAAAGATGCCGTAGAGGTTTTTGAGTAAGTTTTACGAAACAGCTGACTATCATTGGCCCTTCTTCCTGCTCACGATTCGTTTTACATAGTGCTCAAGAGCCTCCATTACCCTATAGGACGTTCTTCTATGGCGAAAATAGCTCTCTTGCTCATGGAAGGGCGTTGACCCAGACTTTATTAGAGGAATGTCAGGAAATTGTTCAGGAAGCGTGGGATTTGGAAGCTTTATTGGCCGGTGATGAGACTTGGCAAGGGAAGAAGTTGGCTATCAGTAAAGGAAAAGGTCGCGCTGTCAGACGGGCAAGTAGCGGTTACTGATTCAGTTGCTTGTTCAGAAAGCTGATACAGTCAACAGTATACGATGGCAGCTACCGTAACAGAGAGCAAGATTACAAGTATATCCCCGCCCCTAAAGCCCGCACGCCAACCTAGGATCTCTCTGCCTACCAATCTCAATTCCGACCTCAATTCCTCGCCTTCTACCAACAACGATAGACGTACAATATCGCCGCCTAGTGATTCCGAAAGTGTGCGTATCCGGACGTTGCCCCGTTTATCTTTCTCCTCCAGCTCTATTCGCAAGACAAGCAGTGCTCTTTTACGAGGCGATTATCAAGCGGAAGTGGCGGGGACACCGTCGAAAGCGCCGATGCATATCAGTGCGCAAAAGACTGGTCCTCTGattgagaagaagggcacGACTTCGTCTCCCTCATCAAGAATGACTTATCTTAAGGAATCGTCAGAATCGTCCAAACGTCAATCGCCACATTCAGAAGTGACTAACAAGCGAGTACCATTGCCCGTTCTTGCGCCTTCATCCCCCTCATCTCCTCGTACGAAAACCGAGGACCTTGTGAAATTTAGCAAGGAGACTGAAATTCAGTGGGCGGcaaaggagagaagagcagaagaagctcgTCTGCGGCGGTCTTCAGGCGGAACGAAAGTGGGAAACGGAAGTGGAGAGAGAATGGAGGTCGGTGCTACTCCAACGACCCCAACCCAGAAGCCAGTGACACCCTCTTCCATCCAGACAAAAACGACGGtagtgaagaagaaacgTCCCAGACAGTCATTCCCGCTTTCGGGACCTGAGTTCTCTCGAAATACGGTTTCTGGATCTGGAAGCGCGAAGAAGCGACCAAAGATCGTCGAGTGAAACGATCCATGGTTAGTTGCAAGACGCCAATTGCCAGTTCAGATCGTaaacagaagaagagaagtGGATGCATGCGTGGGAGATGAGGCTTATGCCAGGGCTAGAAAGAACGGTTATGAAGTTATGAGTTACACTTATTTACacaccagcagcagcgtTACCGCCAGCGGCCTCCCATTTACGCATGGAATCGAGGACCTTTTCAGCTACTTGCTCGGCAGAGGTAGCTTTTCCGAATGCATCTACAAATTGACCAAGGGGGTCCATAAGGTAGAAGAAGATACTGCAGGAAAAGTAAGCACTGTACTGTATTGACAGGGATGTTATGTGATATTGTGCAATGCGGTAGATATCAATGAACTTGAGACTGACCTGTGGTCGACGAGGTAGTCATCGGCAGCAGTAGCATCAGGGGGTGTGGAGAAGTAAACCCTGTACATTTTACAGGTCTTTTTCACCGCCTCATAGTCTCCCAGTAATCCGATCATCCTCGGATGGAATTCTGTTGCACATTTCCAATCGGGATTAGCTTTTTACCTAAGCAGGAAGCGATAATGGACTTCTTGGGACTCACCTCGAATGTACTTGTTCACCTGTGGTAAAGTATCCCTGGCAGGGTCAACAGTGATGAATATGGGGGTCACGTCCGCCTTCCCAGTAGCCTTATCAACCATCTCCACCGCTTCACCCATCTTGTCTAATTCTTCGGGACAGATATCGGGGCAATGTGTGAATCCAAAATAGATCAAACTCCATTTCCCTTTCAAATCTTGTTCGGTGAATGTTTCGCCCTTGTGGGTAGTCAAAGTGAAGGGACCGCCAATTGAAGGCCTGCCGACAGACTTGGCTGCGAGCTCTTGACGTCGGCGATCTTGCACTTTAGTTTTTTCAGATTCGAAGTACATGTAGAGTCCGACACCggtgaggaggaagagggaggcGGCTTTCCATGTGAAAGGCTAATTTTTATGGTCAACGCTCTCATCTTGGCAACTTTCTCTCGTGTGAAACACTTACACCAACGGTGCTTTGGTCACGAGCCttttgctgctgctgatCCAAACGGGACTGAGTTGAAGGTGTCTCAGAGGCAAAGCTACGGGCAAATACAGCCTGAGCTGCCCGGCAGGAGGCCGGAGGGCGAACCGAGAATTTGGGAAGTACCGCTGTACGGAGAGAAGCGGAAGGGCGTGAAAGTGTCGTTCTGAGGGTGTTCATTGTTGATTATATATAGGTACACGAATCTATTGAGGGAGGAAATGGGATTGCAAGTCCCGTTTTCTTCGCTGGTTGGCAACTTGCTTTGCCTGGACGGATGCTCGAGGACCGACGGAGGAACAACTCGGAATTCTTGCATTACGTGATCAAGGAAAATACACCTCCACCCTAGACATGATCACGTGATTCTGGAATTGTTTACCGTATGTTTTTTTTGGCCGTATAAGAGATGGCAGCAAGAATAATATTCCACTGTATCGGAAACCACAATGGATGCTCCAGTACCGGCAGCACCAGCATTTGGCGGATCATGGGCAAAGCTCAATCCTCCTCTGTCTCCATGGATGTGAGTGGCCTCATCGCACAATCCATGCATTCCTCCCGCTGACGTTCTTTTCTAGCATGGACGTCATCAATACCATGGGTTTCAAGAACATGACTCCTGTTCAAGCAGGTACTATTCCGAGAGCGGTCAAGAATCAGGACTGTGTGGTGGAGGCTGTTACTGGTTCTGGTAAAACTTTGGCCTTCACGATCCCCGTCTTGGAACGTCTGTCAAGACGAGAAGAACCGTATAAGAAGGGCGAGATCGCCGCCATAGTTGTTGCACCCACACGGTGCGTTTCCTTCCTGTAATAAACTGGCTCTCTCATTCATATTCTCTCCTTCTAGTGAATTGGCTACTCAAATACATGCCGTTTTCGGCCGCTTCCTATCATCTCTCATTCCTCCGGAAAGTGAAGAGGAGACTGCCGATGTCGAAGGTCATGCACGACCTATTGCCTCATCATCACGTTCACCATCCCCTCTTTCTGATAAACCTCTGTTCCCTCTCCCTATGCTTGTAACCTCGGGGACTCCCACGCCCTATGAGACTTTCCAATCCACCCATCCATCGATTCTCATCGGTACCCCAGGACGTCTCGCTGCATTTCTCCTCAACCCCCGCGGTTTGGCGATAGTCCGAGTATCAGAATTGGATGTCCTGGTCCTCGATGAAGCTGACAGGCTGCTGTCAAGTCCTGATCATAGGAGAGATGTTGAGAGGATTATGCGACATCTACCCAAGCAACGTCGAACTCATTTGTTTTCGGCCACCATGACCGATGcggtggaggagatgatAGGGTTGGGCCTTCGTAATCCGGTCAGGATCGTGGTTAATTTGAAAGATAAGAggaaggatggagaagaacCTAAAGAGCGCAGGACTCCTATGGCGTGAGTTTCCCTTGCGGATCTCTTTGTTTTTCTGCATTCTAATCCCTTTGTCAGTCTCCAAAATACATACTTAGTTTGTCGGCACGCCGAAAAGACTCTACAGCTTATccgccttctcctctccgAATCCACAAAACACGAAAGATCCAAATTTATTGTCTACTTCTCCACCTGCGCTGCTGTCGATTACTTTTATCGCATCCTCTCCCGCCTTCCATTGCTCTCAAAATTCCACCTAACTTCTTTCCACGGTGAATTGCCGCCGAAGATTCGAGAGACTGCGCTTTCAACATTCACATCGCATCCCTCATCCCATTTATCCCCGGCCGTCCTACTGTGCACGGACGTGGCGGCAAGAGGTGTGGATTTCCCGGATATAGATGTCGTTGTGCAATATGATGCCCCTACAGACCCCAAAACGTTTAGTCATCGAGCAGGAAGGACGGCCAGAGCTGGCAGACGAGGAAAGGCGGTTCTTCTGTTAGGTAAAGGTCGAGAAGAGGATTATGTCGGTATGTTCCAATCCACAAAGCCTGGCACTGAAAAAAAAGCTCAAACTCCATTTTAGATTTCCTGAACATTCGTAAAATTCCCTTGACCAAACAACCATATATCAGTGCTTCGCTAGAAGAAGTAGACACTCCCCAAATCTTAGATCCCGAAGCTAcgactcttcttcactcAATTCGTCAAATTATCCTCACTGACCGTGAGCTCTCTGACAAGGCTGCAAAGTCATTCGTCTCTTCTTTCAGGGCATACTCGAAACATGAAGcatc is a window from the Cryptococcus gattii WM276 chromosome L, complete sequence genome containing:
- a CDS encoding uncharacterized protein (Similar to TIGR gene model, INSD accession AAW45132.1), with the translated sequence MPRPGQQAARRKRARVSTTPVPLTNQEEPGSPNPRARCLPVADLPADFEGIPEDGAQYLAMVMRANEELPWSTRMEGWTPTVEDETKNLAESWPPSPPLPYPQEYPPLPEANRRSEWYMFVNGYPMEQHANPLQKGTKGKEKAPELTEEEAMNEGASNTQNPQGRANGEPSAELRAKKGKHREPLVSVVQGLNSNEAVRILSHFAHWLTESITQLPPPFPTSPELLPTQPDGPMNPPSPATSSTARPPNPFPPHYTQWILALLMIVDSHLSGGQISTLRDLARAAMRVAGWRWIRGVVTRDVSEGWKLGGQGWRLVTASAENEGGEEESVDEMLARCWVVVHAIVAGWAQRDLLDDLENLFK
- a CDS encoding uncharacterized protein (Similar to SGTC gene model, INSD accession EAL17758.1) — encoded protein: MSISKRPSLDLCLATLHELLYPSPILSLLFSALNLSAHFQLFANQLSSDAALIEALHEKHYYMVHESGMSEREEISKGYLLDSSEGEKVKHIRYRKEEVFDASIRLRKHHIATSLAMIKRDPRQVKVLIDLYFPNIDPDDHSYRKNEHLFISCMKRSQARKMVEERKTVIQWYKDAVEVFDAQEPPLPYRTFFYGENSSLAHGRALTQTLLEECQEIVQEAWDLEALLAGDETWQGKKLAISKGKGRAYTMAATVTESKITSISPPLKPARQPRISLPTNLNSDLNSSPSTNNDRRTISPPSDSESVRIRTLPRLSFSSSSIRKTSSALLRGDYQAEVAGTPSKAPMHISAQKTGPLIEKKGTTSSPSSRMTYLKESSESSKRQSPHSEVTNKRVPLPVLAPSSPSSPRTKTEDLVKFSKETEIQWAAKERRAEEARLRRSSGGTKVGNGSGERMEVGATPTTPTQKPVTPSSIQTKTTVVKKKRPRQSFPLSGPEFSRNTVSGSGSAKKRPKIVE
- a CDS encoding Mitochondrial inner membrane protein, putative; Sco2p (Similar to TIGR gene model, INSD accession AAW45134.1; involved in delivery of copper to cytochrome c oxidase), with translation MNTLRTTLSRPSASLRTAVLPKFSVRPPASCRAAQAVFARSFASETPSTQSRLDQQQQKARDQSTVGPFTWKAASLFLLTGVGLYMYFESEKTKVQDRRRQELAAKSVGRPSIGGPFTLTTHKGETFTEQDLKGKWSLIYFGFTHCPDICPEELDKMGEAVEMVDKATGKADVTPIFITVDPARDTLPQVNKYIREFHPRMIGLLGDYEAVKKTCKMYRVYFSTPPDATAADDYLVDHSIFFYLMDPLGQFVDAFGKATSAEQVAEKVLDSMRKWEAAGGNAAAGV
- a CDS encoding ATP-dependent rRNA helicase, putative (Similar to TIGR gene model, INSD accession AAW45135.1), with amino-acid sequence MDAPVPAAPAFGGSWAKLNPPLSPWIMDVINTMGFKNMTPVQAGTIPRAVKNQDCVVEAVTGSGKTLAFTIPVLERLSRREEPYKKGEIAAIVVAPTRELATQIHAVFGRFLSSLIPPESEEETADVEGHARPIASSSRSPSPLSDKPLFPLPMLVTSGTPTPYETFQSTHPSILIGTPGRLAAFLLNPRGLAIVRVSELDVLVLDEADRLLSSPDHRRDVERIMRHLPKQRRTHLFSATMTDAVEEMIGLGLRNPVRIVVNLKDKRKDGEEPKERRTPMALQNTYLVCRHAEKTLQLIRLLLSESTKHERSKFIVYFSTCAAVDYFYRILSRLPLLSKFHLTSFHGELPPKIRETALSTFTSHPSSHLSPAVLLCTDVAARGVDFPDIDVVVQYDAPTDPKTFSHRAGRTARAGRRGKAVLLLGKGREEDYVDFLNIRKIPLTKQPYISASLEEVDTPQILDPEATTLLHSIRQIILTDRELSDKAAKSFVSSFRAYSKHEASFIFRTLDFDFNSQAISFGLLRLPAMPEIKDWKKKKEAERQRLEKIKSEGGEVEEREVIEWEDAEVNWDTFAYASKQREASRLATLAQRAESHSSNDAARAEARAKRKIKAEMREAWSEQKERKVRKEERREKKDAKKKYEWELEQANGEGDRQSNLADIAKAQAERKKKREREEESWDEEMGKEYKSLKQEIKEEKSVRKSSKGGMGGGGIGGGMFDDLE